The following is a genomic window from Thermoplasmatales archaeon.
CATGGATTGGATTATGGATATTGCAGAAGACCATGAACTTTATGTTATCGAAGATGTTGCAGAAGCTCATGGAGCAAAATATAAAAATAAGAAGGTAGGAACATTCGGTGATATCTCATGTTTTTCATTTTATGGGAACAAAATAATAACAACTGGTGAAGGTGGAATGTGCATAACTAATAACGAAGAACTCGCAAGTGAAATGAGAATACTCCGCGACCATGGCATGAGACCAGATAAAAAATATTGGCACGATAAAATAGGGTTCAATTATAGGATGACTAACTTGCAAGCGGCTCTAGGAGTTGCGCAATTAAAAAAGCTTGATAAATTCATAAATAAAAAAAGAAAAATAGCAAAAATTTACAAAAAAAACCTATACGTATTCCAAGAAAAAAAGAAGGTCGAATTACACCCAGAAATGTCATGGGCAAAATGCGTATACTGGACCTATTCAATACTCCTAAAAAATAAACCCAGAGATGACCTCATCAAATACCTTTATCATAGAGGTGTTGACACAAGACCGTTCTTTTATCCCTTAAATATAATGCCACCACACAAAAAAGAAGAAAAGCATCCTAATGCTTACAAAATTTCAAAAGAAGGCATCAATCTGCCCTCCAGCGTAAATATCAATGAAGAAACAATAGTTCATATCTGCAATTTAATCGAGGAGTTTATTAAATGAAGATAGCATTTATTCATCATACCTTAGTAATAGGCAGTGGAATCGACACAGTAATATGGGAATTGGCACATAGGCTTAAAGGAGAGCATGATGTTAAGATATTCACATTTCTCAACGAGTATCCTAGTGGACTTGTAAAGGTTGTGAATATCCCATTTAACGAAAACAAGGTTATTAACAGTGTTTTTTCACCTTTTTTACCGAACTCTTATAAATTGAGAGGTTTAATTAAAGAATTTGACGTTGTTAATGTCCATCATTATCCTGCAAATTTTTTCCCCTTTTTCCCTAAAAAACTTGAAACATTTAACATTGTCACAGAATGGAGCGGTCCCCCACTAAGTTTACTCAAAAATTTAAGCTTAAAAGAAAAATTTTACATTAAATTTATCATGGCAATGAATAAATACGCCGCTCTTCGCGCTGATGACTTAATAGCCCCCTGTGATTTTGTTAAAAAATGGATAAAAGACAATTATGGTCTTGATTCACGGAAAATATATCTTGATGGAATAAATTTTGATTATTTCAACTTTAAAAAGTATAAAAAGGAAAAAATTGACTTTGGGGGGCCTATCATACTCTATGTGGGACGCATCGCACCTAACAAAAACATTGATATTTTAATAGAATCATTTGAAACCGTGAAAAGGGAACTTGAAGATTCAAAATTGGTTATTGTCGGACGAAAAACATTCCCAGAATA
Proteins encoded in this region:
- a CDS encoding glycosyltransferase family 4 protein produces the protein MKIAFIHHTLVIGSGIDTVIWELAHRLKGEHDVKIFTFLNEYPSGLVKVVNIPFNENKVINSVFSPFLPNSYKLRGLIKEFDVVNVHHYPANFFPFFPKKLETFNIVTEWSGPPLSLLKNLSLKEKFYIKFIMAMNKYAALRADDLIAPCDFVKKWIKDNYGLDSRKIYLDGINFDYFNFKKYKKEKIDFGGPIILYVGRIAPNKNIDILIESFETVKRELEDSKLVIVGRKTFPEYYKKLKNFLKKRKLEESVIFTGEVSWDDLPLYYASCDVFATCSAWEGFLRAEAFAMKKPMVAFDAGANKETIKDGINGFLVKEKSPEAFANALIKILEDNNLRKKMGKNGYKWAKENLDFDVIAKNFSKYITEVTN
- a CDS encoding DegT/DnrJ/EryC1/StrS aminotransferase family protein: MIPVLEPSIGKEEIENVLEAVKSGWVSSKGEFIEKFEKEFADYHGVKEAVSTSNGTTALHLALESLGIKKGDEVIVPVLTFAATANAVIYCNAKPVFVDVHPEYWCIDPRKIEDKITENTRAIIPVHLYGHPCNMDWIMDIAEDHELYVIEDVAEAHGAKYKNKKVGTFGDISCFSFYGNKIITTGEGGMCITNNEELASEMRILRDHGMRPDKKYWHDKIGFNYRMTNLQAALGVAQLKKLDKFINKKRKIAKIYKKNLYVFQEKKKVELHPEMSWAKCVYWTYSILLKNKPRDDLIKYLYHRGVDTRPFFYPLNIMPPHKKEEKHPNAYKISKEGINLPSSVNINEETIVHICNLIEEFIK